In the genome of bacterium, the window GCGCTCTCGCCGCGGCGGCACCTGGAGACGATCCGCCGGGTCTTCCCCCGGGCGCGGCGGGTCGGCGTGATCTTCGACCCGGCGCAGACCGGGCCGTACGTGCGCGGGGCCGCGGCCGTGACCGGGCTGGGCCTGACGCTGGTCACACGGGAGATTGCGCGCCCGACCGACCTCTCCCGGGCCCTCGAGGAGCTGCGCGGGGAGGTGGACGTCATCTGGCTCCTCCCCGACCCGACGGTGCTGCAGGGGACGAATCTCAGCGTCCTGCTGCTGGCGTCGTTCGAGTCGCGCGTTCCGCTCTACGGGTTCGCACGGAAGTACGTCGAGCTGGGAGCAGTGGCGGCGGCGCACCTCGACCCGGAGGTGATGGGCGTCCAGGCCGCGGAAATGCTCGCGGCGTCCCTCGACCGCCCGCCGCAGCCCGCTGCCGCGCGCCTGCGGTACGCGACGGGCGCGGAGCTCGTGGTGAACCGGAAGGTCGCCCGCAAGATGGGCATCGACCTCGACCCGACCCTGCTGGAGGAGGCCGACGATGTCCTCCGCTAGGGGCGCTGGCCGCTTCAGCCGCAGAGTCTTCCTGCTGGTCGCCGGGGTGCTGCTCGCTCTCTCGGCGATCTTCACCGGGCACCTCGTGTACGTCCAGTGGAGCACGCTGGAGTCGGTGGCGGGCGACCGCAGCCGCGGGCTCGGGAGCCTGCTGGCGACCAGCGCGAGGGCCGCCGTCTACGCCGAGAACCCGGCGCTCGCCAAGGAGATGCTCTCGCTCGTCGTCGGCCGGCGGGACGTGCTCTCGGCGGCGGTCTTCGGCGCCGACGACAGGCCGATCGCCGCGGAGGGACGCACCCCGGCGCTGAAGGCGGCGTCGACGAACCTCGATGCGAACGAGCTGGCCATCGTGCGGCTCTTCGGGCCGGAGAGCTCCTGCGTGAACCACGAGCACCCGGAGATGGTCGAGGCCCTTTGTCCCGTCCTGCTCGAGGAGCGCGGCACGGTTGCGGCGGGCCTGTACTTCGAGGAGCGCGAGACCGCGCCGGGGCGCAGGTACATCGGCTTCGTCCGGGTCAGCGTCGATCGGGCTCCGCTGCGCCGCGGAATCGCGCTGCTCATCGCGCGCAGCCTCGGCCTGATGATGCTGGTCCTGCTGCTCGGGGGCTGGGCCGGGTACCGGCTCTCCCGGCGCGTCACCGAACCGCTCGAGCGCCTCACCAGCGCCGTGCGCGCCTTCGGCGCCGGCCAGGATGTCGGTGCGCTCGCCGGCATGCCCGACGACGAGATCGGGCGTCTCGCCGAGGCCTTCACCGCGATGACGCGCGACCTCGCCGCGCGCCAGCGCGAGAAGGAGGCGCTCGCGGAGCGGCTGCGCCACGCGCAGAAGATGGAGGTCGTGGGGGCGCTCGCCCAGGGGATCGCGCACGACTTCAAGAACATCCTCTCCACGCTCAAGATCGGCGTGCACCTCATCGAGAAGGGAGCGGAGCAGGATGCCCTCGTCCTCAAGTACACCAGCCGGATGGCGGGGACGCTCGAGCGGGCGCGCGAGCTGGTGGAGCGCCTGCTCGCCTTCAGCCGCACGCGGGAGCTGCGCGCGGGGGCGGTCGATCTCACGGCGCTGCTCGGGCGGCTGGCGCCGGCGATCCGGGCGGCGCTCGATGAGCAGGTGCGTCTGCAGCTCGATCCAGCCGCGTCCGTCGCGGTGGTCGAAGGCGACCCGGCGAGCCTGGAGCAGCTGCTGATGAACCTGGTCTACAACGCCCGCGACGCCATGCCCGCGGGCGGTACCCTCACCGTGCGCCTGTCGGTCCGCGAGGAGACGGGCAGGGCGCCGGCGGCACGCATCTCGGTCGCCGACACCGGCGTCGGGATGTCGCCGGAGGTGCACGCCCGGATCTTCGAGCCCTTCTTCACGACCAAGGGCTCCGGGGGCGGGACGGGGCTCGGATTGTCCATCGTCCGTGGTATCGTCGAGGAACACCGCGGCCGCATCGCGGTCGAGTC includes:
- a CDS encoding ATP-binding protein, with protein sequence MSSARGAGRFSRRVFLLVAGVLLALSAIFTGHLVYVQWSTLESVAGDRSRGLGSLLATSARAAVYAENPALAKEMLSLVVGRRDVLSAAVFGADDRPIAAEGRTPALKAASTNLDANELAIVRLFGPESSCVNHEHPEMVEALCPVLLEERGTVAAGLYFEERETAPGRRYIGFVRVSVDRAPLRRGIALLIARSLGLMMLVLLLGGWAGYRLSRRVTEPLERLTSAVRAFGAGQDVGALAGMPDDEIGRLAEAFTAMTRDLAARQREKEALAERLRHAQKMEVVGALAQGIAHDFKNILSTLKIGVHLIEKGAEQDALVLKYTSRMAGTLERARELVERLLAFSRTRELRAGAVDLTALLGRLAPAIRAALDEQVRLQLDPAASVAVVEGDPASLEQLLMNLVYNARDAMPAGGTLTVRLSVREETGRAPAARISVADTGVGMSPEVHARIFEPFFTTKGSGGGTGLGLSIVRGIVEEHRGRIAVESVPGVGTTFHVDLPLALEVAAAHAAGSGAGEGGA
- a CDS encoding ABC transporter substrate binding protein gives rise to the protein MITGHILKRLVPGAVFALLLLGAAIARAAPAGGILVVCDTEVAPYRLLEESFAKSSRLPVRVVAPEKAGGDDFEARLLREGVRGVLAVGMQARAAAEGLRELPVLLAMVPHVEPWVAERPNRLGIEMALSPRRHLETIRRVFPRARRVGVIFDPAQTGPYVRGAAAVTGLGLTLVTREIARPTDLSRALEELRGEVDVIWLLPDPTVLQGTNLSVLLLASFESRVPLYGFARKYVELGAVAAAHLDPEVMGVQAAEMLAASLDRPPQPAAARLRYATGAELVVNRKVARKMGIDLDPTLLEEADDVLR